CCACTCGCCCCCATATTCCTTCGCATGAAGGCCGGTGCGGCCGCAGACGATGCAGGTATAGGTACCGGTTATCATTTCTGACCCGGCCATCCCCTCATTTTCGTATACGTCACTCAAGAGCGCCGTTGTATCGGCGCTGAAACGCCCTCTGCACATTGCCATGGGAATAGCCTATCAAACGGTGTTTTATTGTCCAAAAAGGGGATGCAGAACAAATCTTATTTTCATTGTCTGATCCTCGGGTTCGCCACCGAGTACAGAACGTCCGTCAGGAAGTTCACTGCGACGTAGGTCAATCCGATCGCCAAAATGCAGCCTTGCACCAGGAAATAGTCGCGGGCGGAGATGGCGTCGACGGTGAGGCGGCCGATGCCGGGCCAGGAGAAAATTTTTTCGGTCACGATCGCGCCGGCGAGCAACGCTCCGAATTGCAGGCCCAGCACCGTTAAAACTGGGATCATCGCATTGCGCAACGCATGGCGATATACCACGGTGCGTTCGGGGAGGCCTTTGGCGCGGGCGGTGCGAATGTAGTCCTGGCTTAACTCTTCGAGCATTGACGTGCGCACCATGCGGGTCAGGATCGCGGCGAGCGCGCTGCCCATGGTCAGGGCGGGCAGCACGAGATTGGCGAATGATCCCGCGCCGGAGACGGGTAGCCATCCCAGCTTGATGGCGAACAGGAGAATCAGAATCGGCCCGAGCGCGAAGTTCGGGAACGACAGGCCGAAGAGGCTGACGATGGAGAGCAGGCGGTCGTCCCAGCGATTGCGGCGGCGGGCGGAGCGAACTCCGGCAGGGATCGAAAGAACGATGGCGACGAACAGACTCGCCAGCGTGAGCCGCAGCGTGTAGGGATAGCGCTGGGCGATTAACTTCGTGACGGTCTGGTTGTAGCGGATGGAGCGTCCGAGGTCGCCGTGCAGGACGCCTTTCCAGTAGTGCAGGTATTGTTCGCCTAGCGGGGCATCGAGGCCGTAGGCGTGGCGCGTTGCGGCGATGTCGGCGGATGGAGCGCCTTCGCCGAGCATTTGGGCGATGGGGTCTCCGGGGACGAGGTGGATGAGCAGAAACACGAGACTCACAACGAGCCAGATTACGGGCAGGGTGTAGAGGACGCGTTGGAGGAGGCGGGTGAGCATTCGGTCGTTGGTCGTCGGTCGTTCGTCGCCGGTCGTCGGTTTGGCGCTGCGCTTAGTCGCCTACCCCCTTGCGGCCTCGGCTTCGGCTTCGTCTTCGACTTTGGCGGTTTTCTCGATTCTTACTCTGGCGATACGGTGGCCGTCTAATTCTTCGACGGTGTAGCGGCGGCCATCGTATTCGAAGGAATCGTGCAGGGCCGGAATCTTTTGCAGGCGGGCGAGGATGAATCCGGCTAAGGTTTCAAAACCGGCGTCCCGCGGCAGGGTCAGGCCGTACTGGGCTTCGAGGTCGCGAATGTTGACTGAGCCTTCGAGCACCATCACCGACTCATCTTCGAACGCGGGCTCGCGCGGAGAAACGTCGAATTCGTCTTCGATATTGCCGACCAGTTGTTCGAGGATGTCCTCGACTGTAATCACGCCGGCGGTCGAGCCGAATTCGTCGACTACCACGGCGAGGTGGCGGCGGCGTTCTTTGAACTCGGCCAGCAATTCGGCCAAGACTTTCGTTTCGGGCACAACCAGCACGTCGTGCATGATCTGGCTGATCTGCATACGCGAGATGCGCGTCGAGGTGGATTGGCCGAGATTGCTGAGGCGCAGGCGCATCCAGCGCATCAGATCTTTGTAATAAAGGACGCCGACAATGTGTTCGGGCCCGCGCTGTGGATCGTAGACCGGGATGCGGGAGTGCTGGCCCTCGACGACGCGGGCCAGCGCTTCGTCGAGTATCAGGTCTGAGGGAATGGAAAAAATATCGGGGCGGGCGACCATGACCTCGCGCACGGTAATGCTGTCGAGTTCAATGGCGCTGTGAATCATCTCTTCCTGGAATTCGGGGATCTGGCCAAACTGCCGGCTGGCGGTCACGATGAGCTTGAGTTCGTCGGGCGAGTGCACCGCGCCGCCGCGGCGCGCCTGCTGGGCTCCGAACAAACGCAAAACGAGGCCGCCGGATCGACGCATAAAGAAGAGGATGGGGCTGGCAATGGCAAGGAAAGCCTCCATCGGCGCGCCGACGGCAAGGGCGACCTGCTCGGCCCTCTGCAAAGCCAGCGTCTTCGGCACCAGTTCGCCGAGGATCACGTGCATGTAGGTGATCAGGGTAAAGGCGATGCCGATGGCGATAGCATGAGCGTAGACAGCGGCGTGCGGAACTTCATGGACAAATCGCATGCCTTCGACGAGGCGGGCGACCATGGGTTCGCCGATCCAACCCAGAGTGAGGCTGACCATGGTGATGCCGAGCTGAACCCCGTTGACAACTTCGTCGAGGTGGGCATGCAGGCGCTGCACGATGCGCGCACCAATGCGTCCCTGGGCGATGAGCTGCTGGATGCGAGTATCGCGTACGCTGACCAGGGAAAATTCTGCTGCCGCGAAGAAGGCGTTGGCTGCCACCAGGAGAAGGATCAGAAAGACCCGGAGCAGCACAAAGGCGATCATGGAAGAGCAATTCTAACATTTCAAAGGCCGTTCTCAGTTCTCGGTTCTGAGTTCTCAGTAGGAATGCTGCGTCACCGGTTGCGCTTTCGGCGCGGCGGGCGAGGACGTCCCGCCGGACAGCCGCCGGGACGGCGGCGCTACTTTTCATGTGCGGGTCACAAAAATTGGGGCTGGATCGGCTATCCTTATTATGAGACCCTCGGTCTAACTGGGCAGGCGGGCGATGGGTTAGCAGTAACGAGGCGGCGACTGCCGCATCCGGACAGAAATTCAATCATAGTTCTGAAATCGCAGGAACAAAAGCAATACCGGGCCCGTACAAACCTTTGAGAGCAGCGGAAGCGCTCCTTATCCCACTTGGCAGCAACAATTCGCAGTAACAATTTAGGAGGCGTTGTGAACGGTAACGGCAATACTAAGAAGAAGCGTCGCAGACTGATTATCTGGGGTAGCGTCGGGCTGGCAATTGTCCTCCTCATCGCCATCGGAGTCTTCGCGGCGACCCGTGGCGGCACTAAGATCGATCCGTCGAAGCTCGCCAAAGTGGAAAAAGGCGACCTGGCCAAGAGCGTGGTGGCGACCGGCAAGGTCACGCCGATCACCAAGGTCGAAGTGAAGTCCAAGGCCAGCGGTATTGTGAAGAAGCTTCTGGTGGACTACGGCGACCGCGTAAAGAAAGGCCAATTGCTGGCTCAACTCGATAAGGTCGAGATTGAAGCGCAGGTGGAACAGTCCAAGGCCGCGCTGGAAGCTGCTCAGGCCAACCTAAATAGTTCGAAGGCGGACTTCGAACGCGCCAAAGTCGATGCCGAAGGCCCCGACGTTCCGCTGCTGAAACGCGCCTACGACCGCGCGACCGGCATGGCGAAGGACGGTGTGGTTTCGGCTTCGGCGCTCGACGACGCGGAGAAGAATTACGAGATGGCGCTGAACAAGCAGAACGTCTCGAAGGCGCAGGTGACTGTGCTGAAGGCGAAGATTGCGCAGGCCACAGCGCAGGTCGCGCAGGACCAGGCAAACCTCACCCAGCTTGAGGAGCAACTCAGCTACACCGACATCATTTCGCCGATCGATGGCATCGTGCTCTCGCGCGACGTGGAAATGGGCGACGCGGTCAGCTCGATCCTGGTGCTGGGTTCTTCGGCGACGCTGGTCATGACGCTGGGCGATACCAGCGAAGTCTATGTGAAGGGCAAGGTTGACGAGAGCGACATCGGGAAGGTCTATCTGGGCCAGCGGGCGCGCATCAAGGTGGAATCCTTTAAGGACAAGACCTTCGAGGGCAAAGTAACGAAAATTTCTCCCATGGGTGTGGAGAAAGACAATGTCACGACATTCGAAGTGCGCGTGTCGATTCAGAATCCTGGCGGCGAGCTCAAAGCCGAGATGACCGCCAACGCCGAAATCATTCTCGAAGAACACAAGAACGTGCTGCAAATTCCTGAAGGCTCCATCCTCTACGATAAAGACAAGAAGGCGTCGGTTGAAGTGCCAGACCCGAAAGCCAAGGACGGGAAGGATAAAAAGGCGGTCAACATTGGGATCTCCAACGGCGCGAAGACCGAAGTGCTGAGCGGGCTGAAGGAAGGCGATCAGGTGGTGTTGCAGTAAAGCCTAGTCCCGAGTTGAGAGTCCTGAGTCGCGAGTCCGGCTCACCATGAGTTATCGAGACTTAGTCGCGTGGAAGAAAGGGATGGAGCTCGTCAAAAGCGTTTACGGGGTCACCGACTCGTTTCCACAAAACGAGATGTATGGGTTGATGAGCCAGCTTCGACGGGCGGCAGTTTCAATTCCGAGCAACATTGCGGAAGGACAAGCTCACTACACAAATCGAGAATTTGTCCGATTCCTGCGACTCGCGCGAGGTTCGCTCGCCGAAATTGAAACTCAACTTTTGATCGCCCAAGACCGAAAGTATGTGTCGAAGGCAAGAGTGGACGAGTTGCTTAAACAGACCGACGAACTGGGAAGGGTGCTCAGCGGTTTGATCAAGTCAATGAAAGAATCGCTGGGCGACGATAGACAGACGCCCTTCCGACCGCACAATCTGAACTCGGGACTCGCGACTCAGGACTCGCAACTCCGATGACTCTCTCCGAAATTCTGCGCCAGGCCTTTGCCACCTTCCGGGCTCACAAGATGCGGACGTTTCTCACGATGTTCGGAATCGTGTGGGGGATCGCGTCGGTGATTATCCTGGTAGGACTGGGGCGCGGCTTCAGCGTCGACCAGAAAAAGCACATGCAGAGCCTGGGCAAGGATCTGGTCATCCTGTGGGGCGGACGCACCAGTTCGCAGGTGGGCGGGCGCGCCGCGGGCAGAGAGATTCATCTCAACGTCGGCGATGCGGAGTTGATTCGCGACGAATGTTATCTGGTCAGAAATGTCAGTCCCGAATTGCGGCGAACGATTCCTGAAGTGAGCCAATACAATCTGGCGAGTCGTGGCGTAGTCGGGATGTGGCCGTCCTATCAGGATTTCCGCTCGCTGAAGATTTCAGAAGGTCGGCGGATCACCGACGACGACGAGCGCGAGGCGCGGCGCGTGCTGGTGATGGGTTCGAAAGCCTACCGGCAACTGTTTCCGGGGCAGCCCGCAATCGGCGCGACCGTGCTGGTGCAGAGTGTTCCTTATTTAGTGGTTGGAGTTTTGCTGGAGAAAAAGCAGAACTCGAATTACAGCGGCCCCGACAACGACTACTTATTCGCGCCGTACTCGGCGATATCGCGCGACTTTCCGCCGCCGACCAAGCCCGGCGCTGGAATCTTGCGAGGCTATCTGGACGACATTGTTTTTGAAGTTGGCGATCCGGAAGAACACGAGGCGGCCGTTCTTCAGGTGCGAAGCGTTCTGGCGCGCGTGCATCACTTTGACGCTCTCGACAAAGACGCGCTGTTTATTTGGGACACCATGGAAGGCGCCAAGTTGCTGGACAAGATTTTCGGCGTGGTTACGCTCTTTTTCGGGTGCGTGGCGATTGTGACTCTGTGCCTGGGCGGCATCGGCGTGATGAACATCATGCTCGTGTCAGTCACAGAGCGCACCCGCGAGATTGGCACGCGCAAGGCCATGGGCGCGACGAAACGCGATATCTTGCGCCAATTTTTCGCCGAGTCAGCCATGCTCACGGTGGTCAGCGGCGTGCTTGGGCTCAGCTTCGGCATCGGAATCTGTTCGGCTATGGAAGCGCTGCCGCTTCCTGACTTCGTTCCGCACCCAATCGTTTCCTGGATCTCGATTATCGCTTCGATTCTGACACTTTCGTTGATTACCGTGACCGCAGGCATGTATCCCGCCCAGCGCGCCGCGGATATGACACCTGTGGAGTCACTACGCTATGAATAAAAATCGCATTCTCTCTTCTGTATCCGTGTCCGGCCGATCTTCATTTGCAAACCCATTTGCAAACCCGTTTGCAACGCCATTCGCAACATCAGTTGCGATGTCGGCGATCGTGCTGGTCGTGCTTTTCTCCTCGACGATGGCTATGGCTTCGACACCGCAGGGCAGCTTCGAAAGAACGCTCACCGTAAGCGGCCCTGTCGATCTCGAGGTGCTCACCCACTCCGGCGACGTCACGGTTCGCGCCGGCGGCTCGGGATCGGTCTTCATCCGCGGCAAAATCTACGTTGGCGATCACTGGCTAATGGGCAGCCGCGAGGGCGACGTTCATCAGATCGAGCAGAATCCTCCCATCCGGCAGGAGGGCAATGGCATTCACATCGACTACGTCAACATACGCAACATCTCGGTCGATTACGAGATTACTGTGCCCGCCGACACTGTCGTCCGCACTCGCAGTGGCTCGGGAGATCAGACCATTGAAGGCACACGCGGCAACGTGGATACGCAAACCGGCTCGGGCGATGTGAAGCTGGCCAACCTGACCGGCGAAATTCACTTGCAGACCGGATCGGGTAACATTCGGGCCCGGCAGATTTCGGGCCCGGTACGCGGTGGCACGGGCAGCGGCGACGTTGAGATCGAGGAAGCGTCCGCGGGCGACATCGACCTGCACACCGGCTCGGGCAACATTACCGCGCGAGGCGTCCAGGGCGGCTTTCATGGCGAGACCGGAAGCGGCGACGTCACAGCTGAAGGCACGCAGACGGGCGAGTGGGAGATTCAGACTGGCTCGGGCAACGTGCATGTTCGTCTGCCCTCCAACGCAGCCTTCGATGCCGATATCTCAACCAGTTCCGGGACGGTCGACGTGGGCGAACCCATAGAGACGACTGTGCAGGGCCGCATCGGCGATTCGCACAAACAGATTCGTGGCAAAGTGCGCGGCGGCGGGCCGCTTCTGCGGGTGCGCACGGGCTCGGGAGATATTCATATTCAGTAGGACCGTCGTCGGTCGTCGGTCGTTAGTCGTTGGTCATGCTTAGATGACAGGCGAGGGTGGGGTAACTGCCGCAGCCACCGACTATCGGCGGGCGACTACGCACTGACGACTGAAGACCGACGACTGACGACTCGACGATGTACTTCAAGGAACTCATTTCGCAAGGCTGGCAGTCGCTGATGCGCGATCGCATGCGGTCGGCGCTCACCATGCTGGGCATCGTGTGGGGCCTGGCGTCGGTGGTGCTGCTGCTGGCCTACGGGCAGGGGCTCGGGGGATGCGTGTTGCACGCGTTCCTCAACATGGGCAACAACGTCATCGTGATTTGGCCGGGGCAGACCAGCATGCAGGCGGGCGGACAACGCGCCGGCAAGGCGGTCAAGTACGAACTCGAGGACGTGGAAGCGATTCGCGACGAAGTGCCCATTGTGCGCGCGGTGAGCGGAGAGATCGACCGCGACTTCGGATTCAAGATTGGCACGCGCGTGGTTTCGATCCAGGTACGCGGCGTCGATATGCCGTATGGTCAGATGCGCAAGCTCGATCTGGCCGATGGCCGCTACTTTAACGAGAGCGATTTCGCCGACCATCGGCGGGTGGTGATTCTCGGCTACGCGGCCGCCAAGAAAGTGTTTCAGGGCGCGCCCGGCGTGGGCCAGTACGTTGAAATCGGCGGCCTCGATTTTGAAGTGATCGGCACCATGCGCAACAAAATTCAGGACTCGATGTATCAGGGACCGGATAACGACAACGGGTTCATCCCCTTTGCGTTGATGCGTGATTTGAAAAACATTCGCGATCCCGACGAGATCATCATTCAGCCGACCGCGCCGGAACTCAACAAGAAGGCGCTGGCCGCGGCTCGTGAAGTGATCGCGCGGCGGCACCACTTCGATCCCAAGGACGATAAGGCCACCCCGGAGTGGGACACGATTGAAGACCGCGCGATGGTCAACGCGTTCTCCTACGGGTTGCAGGCGGTGCTGGGACTGATCGGCGTGTGTACGCTGGCCGTGGGCGGCATCGGCGTGATGAACATCATGCTGGTGTCGGTGACCGAGCGCACGCGCGAAATCGGCCTGCGCAAGGCGATTGGGGCGCGCCCACGCCATATCCTGGTGCAGTTTCTGCTGGAGGCGCTGGTGCTCACATTCGTGGGCGGCATGATCGGTATGGCCGTCGCCGAACTGCTGACGTGGGCGATCCCGCCCATGCCGCTCTACGACGAGTTCTACAAAACCGCCGACCACGAAGGCGCAATCTTCCTGCACGCCTCGATGGGCGTGATGATGATTTCGTTCGTGATTCTCTCGCTGGTCGGGATCGTCTCGGGATTCTTCCCGGCGCTGAAGGCCTCGCGCCTGAATCCAATCGAGGCGCTGCGGTACGAGTAGGGCAGCGGATTCTTCTTTTCGCAAAACGTACAATCGCCCTCCATTGCAATCATCGCGCAGCCGTAGAGCCCTGCCTGCTTTTATCTCAAGTCGTCTGCGGCCTCGTCGAGTGAGCTAGAATTTGAAGGGTCGATCTATGCAAGGAAAGATTCTCCGCACCATTGTGCCCATCGGTCTGATGGTGCTCACGCTGGCCACGATACGATTTCCGGACATTCTCGCCAGGGCGGCCGGCCGGTGGCTCGGCCTTCAGAACAGGTTGGATCCGACATCGCTGCACTTGCAGGGAGAATTTGTGGAGAGCAACCTGGGATCGGCACGGGAACCGGATGGCTCGGTCACGGTGAGAATGATTGCGCAACAGTATCTTTTTGTGCCGCAATGCGTGCTGGTGCCCGCCGGCGTCACCGTACACTTTCGCCTGACCAGCGCGGACGCGGTGCACATGCTGACCATCGCCGGAACAGAACACGGCATTGAGGTTGTGCCGGGTGCGGTGAGCCAGGCGAGCTTCCAGTTTTCACACTTGGGGACTTTCGCCATGCCTTGCCACGAGTTTTGCGGGCCTGGGCACTTTGCCATGAGGTCGCGGCTGATAGTCGTTTCCCAAAACCAGTTTCAGTCTTTAAGTTCGACGCAAAGGGTGAACTGTGAATCGCGTTAAAGCACCTGCTCTGGGATCCCAACGCACCGGATGGTTCGGCGGGAGATGGGTCGGCGGGAGATGGGTCGGCGCCGGGTGGGTCGGGGCGGCCATTCTGACTCTGGCCATACCGCTTACAGTTTGGCCAAGTTCGCTTCTTCCTGCCCTAGGCGCGGCCGTAGATCGAGCGGGAGAAAACGTTCCCCCTCCACTTCGAATTCCTTCCAATATTGCCTGGACCAGAGAAACCATCGCCACTGCCTCCGCCGGCGCTGCTCTGCGCGGATTGTTCATTGCGCGGCGTTGCGAACATTGCCACGGGACCGAAGGCTTCAGCGCGGAATCGGCAATCCCCAATTTAGCCGGAATGGATCCCCTGGTGATGTGGAAGCAACTGGAAGATTTCCGATCCGCAAAACGCGAATCGCCGGTGATGCAGAAGATCGCTGCCGTACTCTCCGGCAAAGATTCCGCCGACCTGGCGGCGTATTACTCCATGCTTCCGACTTCCCCTGACCCGCAGGACACGAGGGCATTCCCTCAAGCCCCGCTAAGACCGGCCGATACGGGGGTAGCAGGGGGACTCATCGCCAGCGGCGACGCCGGGAGAGGGATTCCACCGTGCCAGGCCTGCCACGGCCCGGTCGGTCATAAGATGGGGGCTCCGTCCCTCGCGACGCAGAACGCCGACTACATTCTCACGCAGCTCGAGAAATTCGCGGCCGGAACTCGCGCCAATGACATTGACATGCCTATGCGCAGCATCGCATCTGACCTTACGGAGGAAGAGCGGCGCGCCTTAGCCGAATATTATGGCGCCGGTCTTGGACAATCCCCTGCGGGCGCGACTGTTCATAAATAGACTTGGCTGATTGGGCGGTGCGGTACGAGTAGAGTTGCAGCTTATTGCGATCAATCGTTTATCGATCAATCGCTTATCGATCAATCGTTTATCGATCAATCATCGAAAGGATCGCAGCATACAGCCTTGGTTTCGGCTTCTGATCTGGGAATGCGCTGCGTAACGGGCAGTGCGAGTCCGTTCGAGGTAAGACTGTTGCGGGTGCGTGGTACTCTGCAAGTCCTCTCTCTGCGCCAAATTTACGCCAAAGTTCGATGGACAAAGACTCATACTCTTCATTCGACAGACCCGCGGTATGGGCCTCCTCGGCAGCGATCTCGAGCAGCCTTTCGTAGTCCATTTGTGAATAGGCGGTCATGCTGGTTTCTCCGTCGTTACTCTCCCGGGCTCGCTGAGACCGGAAGCTCTTTGCCCAGGGGATCCAATGTATTCGACACGATGCCCCTAATAAAGAGATTGAGCGCCCCAACTGCGGCGGTCAATGGAAATGGAGGGGCAATTAGTAACTAGAAAGATACTTCCGGCAAAGAAAAAAGCGTGAAATGCAGACCGAATTGGATTCCGCCGGACAGGCGATGGTCACAGTCCTAATCGGGACAGGCCGTTGCGGATTGCGGCTTCGAGCCGGGGGGAGCGTTTCACTTCGGTGGCAATCCGGTATCTCGTAATCTCGCGCCAGTGACGTACGGTGGAGGCCGTGACGGCAGCGTAAAGCGTCTGCCGAGCGCTATTGGCGAACCATTCCTTGTAGCCCTCGGCTCCTAACCCCAAATCCACGCGCGCCATGGAACTCATGTCGCAGGCTTCGATCAGAATCTTCGCCAGCAGGCAATAGCCAGGAGAGTTTTCTTCGCAGCGAATATCGAACGTCGTCTGATACAGGAACCAGCCTTCGTGGAACTGGAAACCAAAGCTCCAGGCCACCGGCCGGTCTGCGATCTTGAAGCTGCTGA
Above is a window of Candidatus Sulfotelmatobacter sp. DNA encoding:
- the nikB gene encoding nickel ABC transporter permease, producing MLTRLLQRVLYTLPVIWLVVSLVFLLIHLVPGDPIAQMLGEGAPSADIAATRHAYGLDAPLGEQYLHYWKGVLHGDLGRSIRYNQTVTKLIAQRYPYTLRLTLASLFVAIVLSIPAGVRSARRRNRWDDRLLSIVSLFGLSFPNFALGPILILLFAIKLGWLPVSGAGSFANLVLPALTMGSALAAILTRMVRTSMLEELSQDYIRTARAKGLPERTVVYRHALRNAMIPVLTVLGLQFGALLAGAIVTEKIFSWPGIGRLTVDAISARDYFLVQGCILAIGLTYVAVNFLTDVLYSVANPRIRQ
- a CDS encoding hemolysin family protein; this translates as MIAFVLLRVFLILLLVAANAFFAAAEFSLVSVRDTRIQQLIAQGRIGARIVQRLHAHLDEVVNGVQLGITMVSLTLGWIGEPMVARLVEGMRFVHEVPHAAVYAHAIAIGIAFTLITYMHVILGELVPKTLALQRAEQVALAVGAPMEAFLAIASPILFFMRRSGGLVLRLFGAQQARRGGAVHSPDELKLIVTASRQFGQIPEFQEEMIHSAIELDSITVREVMVARPDIFSIPSDLILDEALARVVEGQHSRIPVYDPQRGPEHIVGVLYYKDLMRWMRLRLSNLGQSTSTRISRMQISQIMHDVLVVPETKVLAELLAEFKERRRHLAVVVDEFGSTAGVITVEDILEQLVGNIEDEFDVSPREPAFEDESVMVLEGSVNIRDLEAQYGLTLPRDAGFETLAGFILARLQKIPALHDSFEYDGRRYTVEELDGHRIARVRIEKTAKVEDEAEAEAARG
- a CDS encoding efflux RND transporter periplasmic adaptor subunit, with the translated sequence MAATIRSNNLGGVVNGNGNTKKKRRRLIIWGSVGLAIVLLIAIGVFAATRGGTKIDPSKLAKVEKGDLAKSVVATGKVTPITKVEVKSKASGIVKKLLVDYGDRVKKGQLLAQLDKVEIEAQVEQSKAALEAAQANLNSSKADFERAKVDAEGPDVPLLKRAYDRATGMAKDGVVSASALDDAEKNYEMALNKQNVSKAQVTVLKAKIAQATAQVAQDQANLTQLEEQLSYTDIISPIDGIVLSRDVEMGDAVSSILVLGSSATLVMTLGDTSEVYVKGKVDESDIGKVYLGQRARIKVESFKDKTFEGKVTKISPMGVEKDNVTTFEVRVSIQNPGGELKAEMTANAEIILEEHKNVLQIPEGSILYDKDKKASVEVPDPKAKDGKDKKAVNIGISNGAKTEVLSGLKEGDQVVLQ
- a CDS encoding four helix bundle protein, with product MSYRDLVAWKKGMELVKSVYGVTDSFPQNEMYGLMSQLRRAAVSIPSNIAEGQAHYTNREFVRFLRLARGSLAEIETQLLIAQDRKYVSKARVDELLKQTDELGRVLSGLIKSMKESLGDDRQTPFRPHNLNSGLATQDSQLR
- a CDS encoding ABC transporter permease, giving the protein MTLSEILRQAFATFRAHKMRTFLTMFGIVWGIASVIILVGLGRGFSVDQKKHMQSLGKDLVILWGGRTSSQVGGRAAGREIHLNVGDAELIRDECYLVRNVSPELRRTIPEVSQYNLASRGVVGMWPSYQDFRSLKISEGRRITDDDEREARRVLVMGSKAYRQLFPGQPAIGATVLVQSVPYLVVGVLLEKKQNSNYSGPDNDYLFAPYSAISRDFPPPTKPGAGILRGYLDDIVFEVGDPEEHEAAVLQVRSVLARVHHFDALDKDALFIWDTMEGAKLLDKIFGVVTLFFGCVAIVTLCLGGIGVMNIMLVSVTERTREIGTRKAMGATKRDILRQFFAESAMLTVVSGVLGLSFGIGICSAMEALPLPDFVPHPIVSWISIIASILTLSLITVTAGMYPAQRAADMTPVESLRYE
- a CDS encoding DUF4097 family beta strand repeat-containing protein, giving the protein MSAIVLVVLFSSTMAMASTPQGSFERTLTVSGPVDLEVLTHSGDVTVRAGGSGSVFIRGKIYVGDHWLMGSREGDVHQIEQNPPIRQEGNGIHIDYVNIRNISVDYEITVPADTVVRTRSGSGDQTIEGTRGNVDTQTGSGDVKLANLTGEIHLQTGSGNIRARQISGPVRGGTGSGDVEIEEASAGDIDLHTGSGNITARGVQGGFHGETGSGDVTAEGTQTGEWEIQTGSGNVHVRLPSNAAFDADISTSSGTVDVGEPIETTVQGRIGDSHKQIRGKVRGGGPLLRVRTGSGDIHIQ
- a CDS encoding ABC transporter permease, translated to MYFKELISQGWQSLMRDRMRSALTMLGIVWGLASVVLLLAYGQGLGGCVLHAFLNMGNNVIVIWPGQTSMQAGGQRAGKAVKYELEDVEAIRDEVPIVRAVSGEIDRDFGFKIGTRVVSIQVRGVDMPYGQMRKLDLADGRYFNESDFADHRRVVILGYAAAKKVFQGAPGVGQYVEIGGLDFEVIGTMRNKIQDSMYQGPDNDNGFIPFALMRDLKNIRDPDEIIIQPTAPELNKKALAAAREVIARRHHFDPKDDKATPEWDTIEDRAMVNAFSYGLQAVLGLIGVCTLAVGGIGVMNIMLVSVTERTREIGLRKAIGARPRHILVQFLLEALVLTFVGGMIGMAVAELLTWAIPPMPLYDEFYKTADHEGAIFLHASMGVMMISFVILSLVGIVSGFFPALKASRLNPIEALRYE
- a CDS encoding c-type cytochrome, whose product is MNRVKAPALGSQRTGWFGGRWVGGRWVGAGWVGAAILTLAIPLTVWPSSLLPALGAAVDRAGENVPPPLRIPSNIAWTRETIATASAGAALRGLFIARRCEHCHGTEGFSAESAIPNLAGMDPLVMWKQLEDFRSAKRESPVMQKIAAVLSGKDSADLAAYYSMLPTSPDPQDTRAFPQAPLRPADTGVAGGLIASGDAGRGIPPCQACHGPVGHKMGAPSLATQNADYILTQLEKFAAGTRANDIDMPMRSIASDLTEEERRALAEYYGAGLGQSPAGATVHK